One Nitrospinota bacterium genomic region harbors:
- the secE gene encoding preprotein translocase subunit SecE — translation MNEWVRRARQFLNEVLVEVKKVTWPTRKETIAHTALVILTVILVAIFLGVVDAGLQRIIGNVLR, via the coding sequence ATGAACGAGTGGGTGAGGCGCGCTCGCCAGTTTCTCAACGAGGTACTTGTAGAGGTCAAGAAGGTTACATGGCCAACCCGGAAAGAGACCATCGCCCATACCGCCTTGGTGATCCTAACTGTTATTCTCGTGGCGATCTTCCTAGGTGTGGTTGATGCGGGTCTTCAACGGATTATAGGAAATGTTCTACGGTGA
- a CDS encoding CarD family transcriptional regulator, producing the protein MFKVGDKVVYPSHGVGVVGDIQNREMSGTEESFYILHMYERGMTIMVPTANSRKVGLREVIREADVKKVMEVLKQRESRSTEAWNRRSKQYMETIKTGCVFEIAKIYRDLTRLKTRKTLSFGEKRVLDNVRELISEEISQVRGISKDSVVTLLDNLVAK; encoded by the coding sequence ATGTTTAAAGTGGGCGACAAGGTAGTCTATCCGTCGCATGGTGTCGGGGTCGTTGGGGACATCCAAAACCGTGAAATGTCGGGCACCGAGGAATCATTCTATATCTTGCATATGTACGAACGTGGTATGACCATCATGGTGCCGACAGCCAACAGCCGCAAGGTGGGGCTGCGGGAAGTCATTCGAGAAGCCGATGTTAAAAAGGTGATGGAAGTCCTCAAACAGCGCGAGTCGAGGAGCACCGAGGCTTGGAACCGGCGCTCCAAGCAATATATGGAGACAATTAAGACCGGCTGTGTCTTCGAAATCGCAAAGATTTACCGCGACCTGACCAGACTCAAGACCCGCAAGACCCTCTCTTTCGGCGAGAAACGGGTTCTCGATAACGTGCGCGAACTCATCTCCGAAGAGATTTCCCAAGTGCGGGGCATATCCAAGGATTCGGTCGTCACCCTTCTGGACAACCTCGTCGCTAAATAA
- the radA gene encoding DNA repair protein RadA gives MARPKSSFVCQACGYSSPKWLGRCPDCGGWNTMAEEVEASGRDVRPRLSLTAASPVPIDSVAAGEEPRQRTGISEFDRVLGGGLVAGSVVLVAGDPGVGKSTLLLQAAGRLAAGGAPVLYVSGEESPGQISLRARRLGVMEKDLLVLAETNVEAILGHLEATRPALCVIDSIQTCYTSTLTSAPGSVGQVREVAAQLIAAAKRLGVPLALVGHVTKDGAVAGPRVLEHMVDVVLAFEGEGASPYRILRGAKNRFGSTHEIGVFEMGGDGLREVLNPSATFLAQRPVDQPGSVVVVAMEGTRPILLEVQALVSPSSLALPRRMATGLDPNRLALLAAILEKRAGFALHDQDIYLNVAGGVRIVEPASDLGVACAIISSFRSRPVPFEAVCLGEVGLTGEVRTVPQLEARCKEAASLGFKQAIIPPRTGSDQPGLALKAVEVATLEDAFAVLFDKS, from the coding sequence ATGGCGCGACCAAAAAGCTCGTTCGTTTGTCAAGCCTGCGGCTACTCCTCGCCCAAGTGGCTCGGCCGGTGCCCCGATTGCGGCGGCTGGAACACCATGGCCGAGGAGGTGGAAGCCTCAGGCCGAGACGTCCGTCCGCGCCTGAGCCTTACCGCCGCTTCGCCCGTGCCAATCGACTCGGTGGCCGCAGGCGAGGAGCCTCGCCAGCGCACAGGCATCAGCGAGTTCGACCGCGTCCTGGGCGGGGGTCTCGTGGCCGGCTCAGTGGTTCTCGTGGCGGGCGACCCGGGGGTCGGAAAATCGACCCTCCTGCTCCAGGCCGCAGGCCGCCTGGCTGCAGGCGGCGCCCCGGTCCTCTATGTATCGGGCGAAGAGAGCCCGGGACAGATTAGCCTAAGGGCCCGCCGGCTGGGGGTTATGGAAAAAGATCTCCTGGTTTTGGCTGAGACCAACGTCGAAGCTATCCTGGGCCACTTGGAGGCCACCCGGCCCGCCCTCTGCGTTATAGACTCCATCCAGACCTGCTACACCTCAACCCTGACCTCGGCCCCTGGAAGCGTGGGGCAGGTCCGTGAGGTGGCCGCCCAACTCATCGCCGCCGCCAAGCGCCTGGGCGTGCCTTTGGCCCTCGTCGGCCATGTGACCAAGGACGGCGCCGTGGCCGGCCCCCGAGTCCTGGAGCACATGGTTGATGTGGTGTTGGCCTTCGAAGGCGAAGGGGCGAGCCCTTACCGGATTCTCCGCGGGGCGAAGAACCGATTCGGCTCGACCCACGAGATCGGGGTCTTCGAGATGGGTGGCGATGGTCTCCGCGAGGTCCTCAACCCATCGGCGACGTTTCTCGCCCAGCGCCCAGTTGACCAGCCCGGCAGCGTGGTGGTGGTGGCCATGGAGGGTACTCGACCTATCCTACTGGAGGTCCAAGCCCTGGTTAGTCCCTCCTCCCTGGCCCTCCCAAGGCGGATGGCAACCGGGCTCGACCCTAATCGGCTCGCACTCCTGGCGGCCATCCTCGAGAAGCGGGCAGGCTTTGCGTTGCACGACCAAGACATCTATCTCAACGTGGCTGGCGGAGTGCGCATCGTGGAGCCGGCAAGCGACCTTGGGGTTGCGTGCGCCATCATTTCTAGCTTCCGCAGCCGCCCCGTTCCCTTCGAGGCGGTATGCCTAGGCGAGGTGGGCCTCACCGGGGAGGTGCGGACGGTTCCCCAGCTGGAAGCTCGATGTAAAGAGGCCGCCTCCCTCGGCTTTAAGCAGGCTATCATCCCTCCTCGCACCGGCTCCGACCAGCCCGGCCTGGCTCTAAAGGCTGTCGAGGTGGCCACACTAGAAGATGCCTTTGCCGTTCTCTTCGATAAAAGCTAA
- a CDS encoding aldehyde dehydrogenase family protein, producing MVKEYPSLIGGEWRSTSETYELKNPYNQETIGIVSRPGGDEALEAVERAHRAFPATRALPSWKRAEILQAISEGIKARHEELSRTIALEAGKPIKQARGEVGRAANTFWVAMEEAKRIDGELMSLDWVEGHENRIGLVRRFPVGPMLGISPFNFPLNLVAHKVAPAIAVGAPLIMKPATQTPLSSLKLGEIVLEAGWPPEAFSVLPCSGPVAEGILQDERIKKLTFTGSPEVGWHLKGLVPKKRVTLELGGNAGVVAHSDIDIPFVAKRCRLGSFAYGGQICISVQRMFIHEPIYDEFMNVFLNEVAQIVVGDPMEESTEVGPLIDLQAAARIEEWVDEAVDGGASVVTGGKRQGTMMEPTVLEGVKPDMRVSCLEAFGPVVTVEPYSDFMEAVGAVNDSIYGLQAGIFTNDLTAVHRAYETLEVGGIIVNDVPTYRVDHMPYGGVKESGFGREGLKYAIEEMTEIRLMVLNLTP from the coding sequence ATGGTAAAGGAGTATCCAAGCCTCATAGGGGGTGAATGGCGCTCTACGAGTGAGACCTACGAGCTTAAAAACCCGTACAACCAAGAGACCATAGGAATCGTCTCTCGGCCTGGCGGCGACGAAGCCCTCGAAGCCGTGGAGCGAGCCCACCGGGCCTTTCCGGCAACACGGGCCCTGCCGAGCTGGAAGCGGGCCGAGATTCTCCAGGCCATCTCCGAGGGGATAAAGGCCCGTCACGAGGAGCTCTCCCGCACCATCGCGCTTGAGGCGGGTAAACCCATCAAGCAGGCCAGAGGCGAGGTCGGCCGGGCCGCCAACACTTTCTGGGTCGCTATGGAGGAGGCCAAGCGCATCGATGGGGAACTGATGAGCCTCGATTGGGTTGAGGGCCACGAAAACCGGATCGGCTTGGTGCGCCGCTTCCCCGTAGGGCCCATGCTGGGGATATCACCCTTCAATTTCCCCCTCAACTTGGTGGCCCACAAGGTGGCCCCGGCCATCGCTGTGGGCGCCCCCTTGATCATGAAGCCGGCGACTCAGACCCCGCTCTCTTCGCTCAAGCTCGGCGAGATCGTCCTCGAGGCGGGCTGGCCGCCGGAGGCTTTCAGCGTGCTGCCTTGCTCAGGACCTGTGGCGGAGGGCATCCTCCAAGACGAGCGAATCAAGAAGCTTACGTTCACCGGCAGCCCTGAGGTCGGCTGGCACTTGAAAGGCCTCGTGCCTAAGAAGCGGGTCACCCTGGAGCTGGGCGGTAATGCGGGGGTCGTCGCCCACTCCGACATCGACATCCCCTTCGTGGCCAAGCGCTGCCGGCTGGGCTCCTTCGCCTATGGGGGACAAATCTGCATCTCCGTCCAGCGCATGTTCATCCACGAGCCCATCTACGACGAATTTATGAACGTCTTCCTCAATGAAGTTGCCCAAATCGTCGTCGGCGACCCCATGGAAGAAAGTACAGAGGTGGGGCCCCTGATCGATCTCCAGGCCGCGGCCCGTATCGAGGAGTGGGTGGACGAGGCCGTCGATGGCGGGGCATCAGTCGTGACCGGCGGCAAGCGCCAGGGCACTATGATGGAGCCCACGGTCCTCGAAGGTGTCAAGCCCGACATGCGGGTGAGCTGCCTCGAGGCCTTCGGGCCAGTAGTAACCGTCGAGCCCTACAGCGATTTCATGGAGGCCGTCGGAGCCGTCAACGACTCAATCTACGGGCTTCAGGCGGGCATCTTCACCAACGACCTCACGGCGGTCCACCGGGCATACGAGACCCTGGAGGTTGGGGGTATCATAGTCAACGACGTCCCCACATACCGAGTCGACCACATGCCTTACGGGGGTGTTAAAGAGTCGGGCTTCGGCCGAGAGGGACTAAAGTACGCCATTGAGGAAATGACGGAGATTCGCCTGATGGTCTTGAACCTCACCCCATAG
- a CDS encoding carbonic anhydrase translates to MERMLSGHRRFMAGYFEREKALFRGLAEASDQPCRALVVACSDSRVVPELIVDARPGDIFMVRNVANIVPPMGSADSSAGAAIEYALGHLPDLKHVIVWGHYGCGGVKALLEGTDALEAEPKLRQWVSLAQEARRRLDEEGGLPTVEERWDRLVELNVVLQREHLLSYPVVAEALEAQRVELHGWLYDINTSRLKSYHPELGFQWVE, encoded by the coding sequence ATGGAGCGGATGCTGAGCGGTCACCGGCGATTTATGGCCGGGTACTTCGAGAGGGAGAAGGCGCTCTTTCGGGGCCTGGCCGAGGCTTCCGACCAGCCATGCCGTGCCCTTGTTGTGGCTTGCTCTGATTCCCGAGTCGTGCCCGAGCTGATAGTAGACGCCCGGCCGGGAGATATCTTCATGGTGCGCAACGTCGCCAACATCGTTCCACCAATGGGCTCGGCCGACTCCAGCGCCGGGGCGGCTATAGAGTACGCGCTGGGCCACCTGCCGGACCTTAAGCACGTGATTGTCTGGGGCCACTACGGCTGTGGTGGAGTCAAGGCGCTTCTGGAGGGGACCGACGCCCTCGAGGCGGAGCCTAAGTTGCGCCAGTGGGTGAGCCTCGCCCAGGAGGCCCGGCGACGCCTGGACGAGGAAGGGGGCTTACCGACCGTCGAGGAGCGGTGGGACCGGCTGGTGGAGCTCAATGTCGTTCTCCAGCGGGAACACCTCCTGAGCTACCCCGTGGTGGCCGAGGCGCTCGAAGCCCAACGTGTGGAGCTCCACGGCTGGCTCTATGATATTAACACCTCCCGGCTCAAGTCCTACCACCCGGAGCTCGGCTTCCAGTGGGTTGAGTAG
- a CDS encoding 2-C-methyl-D-erythritol 2,4-cyclodiphosphate synthase, which translates to MSVRVGMGYDVHRLARGRPLVLGGVAISSDLGLEGHSDADVVVHAICDALLGACGAGDIGRHFPDNDPSYSGVSSLVLLREVREIVARRNLRPLNVDATIVLQEPKIKEFIPEMETNIAETLAIDPTLVNIKATTTEGLGFVGHGEGIAAYAAATLAAVPSKESSPTGKKR; encoded by the coding sequence ATGAGCGTACGGGTAGGGATGGGCTACGACGTCCACCGGTTAGCACGGGGCCGCCCCTTGGTCTTGGGGGGAGTCGCCATCTCCTCGGACCTCGGTCTTGAGGGGCATTCAGACGCCGATGTTGTCGTCCACGCCATTTGCGATGCCCTGCTGGGTGCTTGCGGCGCGGGAGACATCGGCCGGCACTTCCCTGACAACGACCCATCCTATTCTGGAGTGAGCAGCTTGGTGCTGCTTCGAGAGGTGAGGGAAATTGTGGCACGCCGGAACCTCCGCCCCCTGAACGTCGATGCGACCATCGTGCTCCAAGAACCCAAGATCAAAGAGTTTATCCCCGAAATGGAGACCAATATCGCCGAAACCCTGGCCATCGACCCGACGCTCGTCAACATCAAAGCGACTACTACAGAGGGCCTCGGCTTCGTGGGCCACGGCGAAGGAATTGCCGCTTACGCCGCAGCCACCCTCGCCGCCGTACCATCCAAGGAATCTTCACCAACCGGTAAAAAAAGGTAG
- the rpmG gene encoding 50S ribosomal protein L33, with product MREIITLACTECKQRNYSTTKNKQSTPDRLEFKKYCRWCRQHVIHREIK from the coding sequence ATGCGAGAGATTATTACGTTGGCGTGCACCGAGTGCAAGCAGAGAAACTATTCAACGACGAAGAACAAACAAAGTACGCCTGATCGTCTGGAGTTTAAGAAATATTGTCGGTGGTGTCGTCAGCACGTCATTCACCGAGAGATTAAGTGA
- the ispD gene encoding 2-C-methyl-D-erythritol 4-phosphate cytidylyltransferase: MIAAIVPAAGAGVRMEAAQPKQFLPLGGRPLLVHTLERLSASPLLETVVVVVPADWVAKVRAELVEPYGLAKVGAIVAGGGERQDSVAAGLESLPSEAELVVVHDGVRPFVTQAMVAAVVEAARSVGAAAAAIPVADTVKRVADGAVVETISRDGLFRLQTPQAFRREVLVEAIGRARSDGVVATDDSTLVERLGLPVRVVAGAEFNLKVTTVEDWSLAEEILKSLERSESASETSAEGA, from the coding sequence ATGATTGCCGCAATTGTTCCCGCCGCCGGGGCGGGGGTGCGTATGGAGGCGGCTCAGCCCAAGCAGTTCCTGCCGTTGGGCGGACGGCCTCTACTTGTCCACACCCTCGAGCGGCTTTCTGCCTCACCCCTCCTAGAGACCGTGGTAGTCGTCGTTCCGGCCGACTGGGTGGCCAAGGTACGGGCCGAGCTCGTTGAACCTTACGGTTTGGCCAAGGTCGGGGCCATCGTGGCAGGAGGTGGCGAACGTCAAGACTCGGTGGCAGCGGGGCTTGAGTCCCTGCCGTCCGAGGCCGAGCTTGTTGTCGTCCACGACGGTGTGCGCCCGTTCGTGACGCAAGCGATGGTGGCCGCCGTGGTAGAGGCCGCCCGGTCCGTGGGAGCGGCGGCAGCGGCCATCCCTGTAGCCGACACCGTAAAGCGGGTGGCTGATGGAGCTGTCGTGGAAACGATTTCCCGAGACGGGCTCTTTCGGCTCCAGACCCCCCAGGCCTTCCGGCGTGAAGTGCTGGTCGAGGCCATCGGGCGCGCGCGGAGCGACGGCGTTGTCGCCACCGACGACTCGACGCTCGTCGAGCGGCTTGGGCTTCCGGTGCGGGTGGTGGCTGGGGCTGAGTTCAATCTCAAGGTGACCACAGTGGAAGACTGGTCTCTCGCCGAGGAAATATTGAAGTCCCTGGAGCGCTCGGAGTCAGCCTCAGAGACCTCAGCGGAGGGCGCCTGA
- the rlmB gene encoding 23S rRNA (guanosine(2251)-2'-O)-methyltransferase RlmB: MEGADVASEVVGGIRPVEEAIAGGHREVFKLVVAKGRRGLGGLLRRAERRRIPVEYSDRAHLDRLCPGSHQGVVAVVAPYRYSDLSELAARAPEDTGLAWLIALDGVVDPMNLGAVLRVAGAFGVGGVVLPRDRAVGLTPAVAKAAAGALEHVAIARVVNLVRALEELKKAGFWVVGTAPEASVAVDAFDWRRAVVVVLGSEGKGMRPLVTATCDETVSVPLPGPIGALNVASVAAIVCHEVCRQRREKG, encoded by the coding sequence ATGGAAGGTGCGGACGTAGCCTCAGAGGTCGTGGGCGGCATTCGCCCGGTGGAGGAGGCCATCGCCGGCGGCCACCGTGAAGTTTTCAAGCTGGTGGTCGCCAAGGGCCGCCGTGGACTGGGGGGGCTTTTACGTCGGGCCGAGAGGCGGCGAATACCGGTTGAGTATTCTGACCGCGCCCACCTCGACCGCCTTTGCCCTGGCTCCCACCAGGGGGTGGTCGCTGTAGTGGCTCCATACCGCTACAGTGATCTTTCCGAGCTAGCGGCGCGGGCCCCCGAAGATACCGGCCTGGCCTGGCTCATTGCTCTTGATGGCGTGGTCGACCCGATGAACCTCGGGGCGGTTCTGAGGGTGGCCGGCGCGTTCGGGGTCGGGGGAGTCGTGCTCCCACGAGACCGGGCCGTCGGGCTAACACCCGCGGTTGCCAAGGCCGCAGCTGGGGCCTTGGAACATGTCGCCATAGCCAGGGTTGTCAATCTGGTCCGGGCGCTGGAAGAGTTGAAAAAAGCAGGCTTCTGGGTGGTCGGTACGGCACCCGAAGCATCCGTAGCCGTTGATGCCTTTGATTGGAGGAGGGCGGTGGTGGTCGTGCTGGGAAGCGAGGGAAAGGGAATGAGGCCTCTGGTGACCGCCACGTGTGATGAGACCGTATCGGTGCCTTTACCCGGACCGATAGGTGCCCTAAACGTCGCCTCTGTGGCGGCTATCGTCTGCCATGAGGTCTGCCGGCAGAGACGAGAGAAAGGTTGA
- a CDS encoding cysteine--tRNA ligase, giving the protein MALAIYNTLERRKELFEPLEPGRVRMYVCGVTVYDLCHIGHARALVVFDMINRYLRYIGYDVTYVRNITDVDDKIIERAQKEGVSYRLIADRYTEAFHRDFDRLGLLRPDAEPKASDYIDGMVEMIGRLIERGYAYVAEDNVFYSVAKFPDYGRLSGKRIEELVAGARVKVHQAKREPLDFALWKASKPGEPSWPSPWGEGRPGWHIECSVMSSHYLGETFDIHGGGRDLQFPHHDNEIAQSEAATGKPFVRYWIHNGFINIDKAKMSKSLGNILNIEDILKSHHPEVVWLFLLSHHYRSPIDYTEQALSDAKKNLDYFYTSRERCEELLAAHGDAGGRRAEARPADEHPEWEEVAGMEAAFRDAMDDDFNSALALANLFRATGALNTFLDSAADEDEKAALAETFLTQIQSVGEVLGILGDAPSAYFRIGVEGLDAEAIEARISERYTARQAEDWARADGIRDDLAQRGVILEDRPDGTTVWKVRT; this is encoded by the coding sequence ATGGCTTTGGCCATCTACAACACTCTGGAGAGGCGCAAGGAACTATTCGAGCCCCTGGAGCCTGGGCGCGTCCGGATGTATGTCTGCGGGGTCACCGTCTATGACCTCTGCCACATCGGCCACGCTCGGGCCTTGGTCGTCTTCGACATGATTAACCGGTACCTGCGCTACATCGGCTACGACGTCACCTATGTGCGTAACATTACCGACGTGGACGACAAGATTATCGAGCGGGCGCAGAAAGAAGGTGTTTCGTACCGCCTCATCGCCGACCGATACACAGAGGCTTTCCATCGCGACTTCGACCGGCTGGGGCTCCTCAGGCCCGACGCCGAGCCCAAAGCCAGCGATTACATCGATGGCATGGTCGAGATGATCGGCCGCCTCATCGAGCGGGGTTACGCTTACGTGGCCGAAGATAACGTCTTTTACTCCGTAGCCAAATTCCCCGATTACGGACGGCTCTCCGGCAAGCGGATAGAGGAGTTGGTGGCCGGGGCGCGGGTGAAGGTCCACCAAGCAAAGAGAGAGCCGCTGGACTTCGCCCTCTGGAAGGCATCTAAGCCGGGAGAGCCCTCATGGCCGAGCCCCTGGGGCGAAGGCCGGCCCGGCTGGCACATCGAGTGCTCAGTCATGAGCAGCCACTACTTGGGCGAGACCTTCGACATCCACGGAGGGGGTCGTGACCTCCAGTTCCCTCACCACGACAACGAGATTGCCCAGTCCGAAGCCGCCACAGGCAAGCCCTTCGTTCGATATTGGATTCACAACGGATTCATCAACATCGATAAGGCCAAGATGAGCAAATCGTTGGGCAATATCCTGAATATTGAGGACATCCTTAAGTCCCACCACCCCGAGGTGGTCTGGCTCTTCTTGCTCTCCCACCACTACCGAAGCCCCATCGACTACACCGAGCAAGCCCTCTCCGACGCCAAGAAGAATCTTGACTACTTTTACACTTCTCGGGAGCGATGCGAAGAGCTCTTGGCGGCCCATGGGGATGCGGGAGGCCGTCGCGCCGAGGCCCGACCGGCCGATGAGCACCCGGAATGGGAGGAGGTCGCCGGCATGGAGGCAGCCTTCCGGGATGCAATGGACGACGATTTCAACTCGGCCCTGGCCCTGGCCAACCTCTTCCGCGCCACAGGTGCCCTGAACACCTTCCTCGACTCAGCGGCCGATGAGGATGAGAAGGCGGCGCTCGCCGAAACATTCCTCACACAGATCCAGAGCGTGGGAGAGGTGTTGGGCATTCTCGGCGATGCCCCTTCCGCCTATTTCCGAATTGGCGTCGAAGGCCTAGACGCCGAGGCCATCGAGGCTCGAATTTCCGAACGCTACACCGCCCGGCAGGCCGAAGACTGGGCCCGGGCCGACGGCATCCGAGACGACCTCGCCCAACGCGGAGTAATTCTCGAAGACAGGCCCGATGGGACTACGGTATGGAAGGTGCGGACGTAG
- the tuf gene encoding elongation factor Tu — MAKEKFVRTKPHVNVGTIGHVDHGKTTLTAAITLLLEKKGLASYVSFDEIDKAPEERERGITIATAHVEYETETRHYAHVDCPGHADYVKNMITGAAQMDGAVVVVSASDGPMPQTREHILLARQVGVPSLVVYLNKVDQVDDPELVELVELEIRELLSQYDFPGDDIPVIKGSALKALESGDPEDPDCASIFELLDAIDSYIPVPERDVDKPFLMPVEDVFSISGRGTVATGRVDRGVVTVGDEVEIVGLKETVKTVATGVEMFRKLLDRGEAGDNIGVLLRGLKREDVERGQVVSAPGSIKPHTHFSGEVYVLTKEEGGRHTPFFSGYRPQFYFRTTDVTGIVKLPEGVEMVMPGDNVSVEGELITPIAMEEGLRFAIREGGRTVGAGVIAKILE; from the coding sequence ATGGCGAAGGAGAAGTTTGTAAGGACGAAGCCCCACGTGAACGTGGGGACCATTGGGCACGTCGACCACGGCAAGACGACGTTGACGGCGGCCATTACGCTGTTGCTTGAGAAGAAGGGTCTGGCCTCCTACGTTTCGTTCGACGAGATTGATAAGGCCCCCGAGGAGCGCGAGCGTGGCATCACGATTGCGACGGCCCACGTGGAGTATGAGACCGAGACTCGCCACTACGCCCATGTGGATTGTCCTGGTCACGCCGACTACGTAAAGAACATGATTACGGGGGCGGCTCAGATGGATGGTGCGGTCGTCGTGGTGAGCGCCTCTGACGGGCCGATGCCTCAGACACGCGAGCACATTCTTTTGGCCCGCCAGGTTGGGGTGCCGTCGTTGGTGGTCTACCTGAACAAGGTCGACCAGGTTGACGACCCGGAGTTGGTGGAGTTGGTGGAGCTCGAGATCCGCGAGCTGTTGAGCCAGTATGATTTTCCTGGCGACGATATACCGGTGATCAAGGGCAGCGCGCTGAAGGCTCTTGAGAGCGGAGATCCGGAGGACCCGGACTGTGCGAGCATCTTTGAGCTGCTCGATGCGATCGACAGCTACATTCCCGTGCCGGAGCGGGACGTGGACAAGCCGTTTTTGATGCCCGTCGAGGATGTCTTCTCTATCTCTGGTCGCGGGACGGTTGCGACGGGTCGTGTGGACCGTGGCGTGGTGACCGTCGGCGATGAGGTGGAGATCGTGGGTCTCAAAGAGACGGTCAAGACTGTGGCCACGGGTGTCGAGATGTTCCGCAAGCTTCTCGACCGCGGCGAGGCCGGAGACAACATCGGTGTATTGCTGCGCGGGCTTAAGCGCGAGGATGTGGAGCGCGGCCAGGTCGTGAGCGCTCCCGGCTCGATCAAGCCCCACACGCATTTCTCCGGCGAGGTCTACGTCTTGACGAAGGAGGAGGGGGGGCGTCACACGCCTTTCTTCAGCGGGTATCGCCCGCAGTTCTATTTTCGAACGACCGACGTAACGGGTATCGTTAAGTTGCCAGAGGGTGTTGAGATGGTGATGCCGGGCGACAACGTCTCTGTGGAGGGCGAGCTGATAACGCCCATCGCCATGGAAGAGGGCCTGAGGTTCGCCATCCGAGAGGGCGGCCGGACCGTCGGCGCCGGCGTCATAGCCAAAATCCTAGAGTAA
- a CDS encoding TRAM domain-containing protein: MGLYGLRFSLVVGTTLLGYYIGTQYLGYEGIITGIGVGFFAGLLICVLERTLSQVQPRRLVGGFVGLILGLITARLVLMAFSSWPGQDPLAQFLVRSLVFFIGGYLGLMLGVIKSREIEIPGLDRIVEDSGSKNTKILDTSVIIDGRVADISEAGFLEGPLIIPQFVLKELQQIADSPDSLKRNRGRRGLDILQRMQKNMEIDIQFLDQDFPKIKEVDAKLVALGKDLDAKVLTNDFNLNKVAELQGVGVLNINQLANAVKPVVLPGEMMNVYILKEGKEAGQGVAYLDDGTMVVVDNARRLIGKSLDVLVTSVLQTTAGRMIFTRPKEEVEREAV, from the coding sequence ATGGGACTATACGGATTACGGTTTTCCCTAGTCGTGGGCACAACGTTGCTGGGCTACTACATAGGCACACAGTACCTGGGCTACGAGGGGATCATTACCGGCATCGGTGTGGGCTTCTTCGCTGGGTTGCTCATTTGCGTCCTGGAGCGTACTCTCAGCCAGGTTCAGCCCCGCAGGCTTGTCGGGGGGTTCGTAGGCCTCATCCTTGGGTTGATCACGGCTCGCCTGGTGCTTATGGCCTTCTCTAGCTGGCCCGGCCAAGACCCTCTGGCCCAGTTTCTGGTCCGTAGCCTGGTCTTCTTCATAGGAGGCTACCTGGGACTCATGCTGGGGGTTATCAAGAGCCGCGAGATTGAAATTCCCGGCCTTGACCGAATAGTTGAGGACTCCGGTTCCAAGAACACGAAAATCCTGGATACCAGTGTCATCATCGACGGGAGGGTCGCCGACATCTCCGAGGCGGGGTTTTTGGAAGGCCCTCTTATCATCCCCCAGTTCGTCCTGAAAGAGCTCCAGCAGATTGCGGATTCGCCCGATAGCTTGAAGCGCAACCGAGGCCGACGGGGGTTGGACATTCTTCAGCGAATGCAAAAGAACATGGAGATCGACATCCAGTTCCTCGACCAAGATTTCCCGAAAATTAAAGAGGTGGATGCCAAGCTCGTGGCCTTGGGCAAGGATCTCGACGCCAAGGTCTTGACCAACGATTTTAACCTCAATAAGGTCGCTGAGCTCCAGGGCGTTGGTGTTCTCAACATCAACCAGCTGGCCAACGCTGTCAAGCCCGTTGTCCTGCCCGGCGAGATGATGAACGTCTACATCCTCAAGGAAGGCAAGGAGGCCGGCCAGGGGGTCGCCTACCTGGACGACGGCACAATGGTCGTGGTCGACAACGCTCGCCGTTTAATCGGAAAATCCCTCGATGTCTTGGTCACCAGCGTACTCCAGACCACCGCTGGCCGAATGATTTTCACCCGTCCTAAGGAGGAGGTCGAGCGGGAGGCGGTCTAA